CGCCGCGCCGCGACCTGCGGATCGTCGAAGGCACGCTGGCGGACATCATCGCCGGCGCCGCCGCCGACCCCGGCCGCGACGACTACCTGCTCGCCCGCCTCAGCGACAGCGGCGCGCTGCTCGACGCCATGGGCAAGCTGCGCACCGCCTATCCCAACGCGCTCGCCATCGAACGCCCGTTGCACGCGGGCGACGGCCCCGGCCGCGCGGCGGCCGACCACCGCCGCATCCGCATCGAAGACCTCTTCGCCAGCTTCTACGCCGAAACCGCCGGCCACCCGCTGGAAGCCGAGGCCATCGCCACCGTGCAGCGCATCGTCGGCGCCATCGAGCAGGAGGCGCGCCACGCATGAAGCCGCTCAAGCTCAGCCTGCAAGCCTTCGGCCCCTTCGCCGGGCGCGAGGAGATCGACTTCACGCTGTTGCCGGAAGGGGCGCTGTTCCTGATCTCCGGCCCCACCGGCGCCGGCAAGACCTCCATCCTCGACGGCATCACCTACGCGCTGTATGGCGACACCTCCGGCGGCGAGCGCAGCGCGCGCGAGATGCGCAGCCATCACGCCGACGCCGCGCTGCTCACCGAGGTGGAATTCGAGTTCGCGCTCGGCGCCCGCCGCTACCGCGTGCGCCGCGTGCCCGAGCAGGAACGCGCCGCGCAGCGCGCCACCAAGTCGGGCGACGGCCTGGTGAAGGTGCTGGCGCGTGCCGAACTCCACCGTCTGGACGATGACGGCGTCACCTGGCTGCCGCTGGCGCACAAGACCACCGAGGTCACCAGCGAACTGACGGCGCTGCTCGGCTGCCAGGCGGAACAGTTCCGCCAGGTGGTGCTGCTGCCGCAGGGCCAGTTCCGCAAGCTGCTCACCGCCAGCTCCGGCGAGCGCGAGAAGATCCTCGAAACCCTGTTCGGTACGGCCGCCTACAAGCGGCTGCAGGACGCGCTCAAGCAGGAGGCGCAGGCGCTGCAGAAGGCCGCCGACGAAACCCGCCTGCGGCGCGACACCTTGCTGCAGCAGGCGGCCGCCGAGTCGGTCGAGGGCCTGCGCGGCCAGGCGGAAGCGCTGGACGCTGAACTGACGCGGCTGGCGGGCGAGGAAAGCGCCGCGCGCAGCGCCGACACCGCCGCGCAGGCGGCGTTGCAGCAGGGGCGGGCGCTTGCCGCCCAGTTTGCCGAGCAGCACACCGCCGGCGCCGCGCTCGCCGCGGTCGAGGCGCGCGCCGGCGAGATCGCCGCGCTGCGCCAGCGCGAAGCCGCCGCGCGCCGCGCGCTGCAGGTGGTGCCGGCCGATGAGGCCTGCGCGGGTGCCGGGCGCCAGCTCGCGCTTGCCCGGCAGCGCGCGGCCGAAGCCGGCGAGCGCGTCGCCACCGCCGCGGCGGCGATGCAGCAGGCGAGGGCCGGGCTGGAGGCCGACAAGGCGCGCGCGCCGCAGCGCGACACCGCCCAGCGCGAGCTGCTGCAGCTGGAAGCGCTCGCCGCCCAGGTGGAGCAACTCGCCACCGCCGAACGCGAACTCGCCGCCCGCCGAAGCCAGGCCGCCGCCGCCGAGCAGGCGCTGGCGCAGGCGCGCCACGCCGCCGCCGAGGCCGAACAGGGCCGCGCCGCGCTCGTCGTCCGCGTCGACCAGCTCGCGCCGCGCGCGGCCGAGGCGGAAGCGCTGGCGCTGCGCGTGGCCCAGGCCGAACAGCGCGAAGCGGATGCCCAGCGCCTTGCTGCCCGCCGCAAGGCGCTGGCCGAGGCCACGGCGGCGGAAGCGCAGGCGCGGCAGGCGATGGATGCGGCGCGCGCCGCGCTCGATGCCGCCCGCGACGCCCAGCAGGCGCTCGATGGTCTGTGGCGCGAGGCGCAGGCCGCCATCCTCGCCCGTCACCTGCACGATGGCGCGCCCTGCCCGGTGTGCGGCAGCGCCGTCCATCCCGGCCCCGCCACCCACGCCGGCGAGCTGCCTTCCGAGAGCGCGCTGCGCGAAGCCGCGGCGCGCAGCCGCGAAGCGGAGCAGGGTTTCGAGGCCCGCCGCGCCGCCTTCGACCGCGCCGCGCAGGCCCGCACCGCGGTGGAGGCCGAGGTCGGCGCCCTCGCCGGCGCCTTGCGCGCGGCGGGCGACGACGGCGTGCAGGCCGACATGCTGGTCGAAACCGCGGCCGACCTGCGTCAGCGCCTCGCGGTCGCGCGCCAGGCGGGGGCGGAATTGACCGCGGCGCGCGACCGGCTGCAAGCGCTGGAGCAGGCGCAGCGCAATGCTCTTGCCGCGCAGGAGCAGGCGGCCACCGCCGCCCAGTCCGCCGCGAGCGCGCTGCACGGCGCGGAGCGGGTGGTCGAGGCCCGGCGCGAGGCGGTGCCGGCCGCACTGCGTCCCGCCGGCGCGCTTGCCGCGGCCTTGAAGACCGCCCGCAGCGCGCTCGACACGCTGCTCGCCGCCTCGCAGCAGGCGCAGGCCGCGCATGCCGGCGCGGAGGCCGCGCTCGCGGCCGCCCACGCCCAGCGCGACACGCTGGCGCAGGCTGAAACCGAGCAAGCGGCGGCGCTGGAGCAGGCGCAGGTGGTGTTCGCCCGCGCGCTCGCCGCCGCCGCTTTCGATGACGAGGCGGGCTACCGCGCTGCCCGGCTCGCCGCCGCCGACATCGACCGCCTCGCCGCCAGCCTGCGCCAGCACGACGAGGATGCCGCCGCCGCGCGCGAACGCCTCGCCCGCGCCGACCAGGCCGTCGCCGGCCGTACCCCGCCGCAGCTTGCCGAGCTGGAAACCTCCGCCCAGGCCGCCCGTGCCGCGATCGACGCGGTGCTGGCGCGCAGCGCCGACCTGCGCGGTGCGCTGGAGAAAACCCGCTACACCCTGGCCCTGCTCGACGAACTCGCGGCCCGCAATGCAGACATCGAGGCGCGCTACCGCATCACCGGCGAACTCGCGGCGATCGCCAACGGCGACAACGGCCGCAACCTCACCTTCCAGCGCTACGTGCTCGCCGCGCTGCTGGACGACGTGCTGCGCGCCGCCTCGCTGCGGCTGAAGGCGATGAGCCGCGGCCGCTACCTGCTGCAGCGGCGCGAGGAAGTCGCCGACGCCCGCCGCGCCGCCGGGCTCGATCTCGAAGTGCTGGACGACTACACCGGTCGCGCCCGCCCGGTTGCCACGCTCTCCGGCGGCGAAGGCTTCATGGCCTCGCTATCGCTCGCGCTCGGGCTCTCGGACGTGGTGCAGGCCTACGCCGGCGGGGTGCAGCTCGACACCCTGTTCATCGACGAAGGCTTCGGCAGCCTCGACCCGGAATCGCTCGACATGGCAATGCGTACCCTGATCGACCTGCAGCGCCAGGGCCGGATGGTGGGGGTGATCTCGCACGTCGAGGAGATGAAGCAGCAGATCGACGTCGCGATCGAGGTGGTGCAGGGAGTGAGGGGGAGCCGGGTGCGGGTGCGGGGGTGAGTAGCGAAGGCGAGTATGGCTCCCGCCGGCTGGCCCGTTTTGCTCCCTCCCCTTCAAGGGGGTGAGGACGGGGTTTCGGCAAGCATTGCTCGCCGCCGGCCGAACGACAGTGCCTCCTAGCACTGGCTACCGGGCTGGGGTGGGGATGGGGTTTCGTTCAGCGCTCGCCGAATCCACCCCATCCCCTGGCCAGTAGTCTCGGCTTTGCCTCACCGCTCCGCAGGCGGCGAGCAGTGCTCGCCGAAACCCCTGCTCCGCCCCCCTTGAAGGGGGAGGAACTGGGGACCACCTAGCCAGCAGTCTCGGCTTCGCCTCACCGCTCCGCCGGCTGTGAGCGGTGCTCGCCGAAACCCCTGGCCCCGCCCCCCTCAAACCAACGCCCGCACGAACCCCGCAACCAACTCCAGCACTACCGCCGGCCGCTCGCGGTGCGGCACATGGTGGGTGTCCGGCAGGATCTCCACGCGCGCCGGGCCGCTGCTGAGTTCGCCGATCATCTGCGGGTGCCGGGTCGTGCCGTATTCGTCCTGCTGGCCGTGGATCGCCAGTACCGGACAGCTCACCCGCGGCAGCACCGGGGCCAGCGTCCAGGCGGCGAATGCCGGGTCCAGCCAGTTGTCGGTCCATGCCTCCAGCACCCAGCGCGCCTTGTCGCCGTGGTACTTCTGCAGGCGCTGCAACTGGGCTTCGTCGGCGAACTGCGCCTTGGCGGCGGCGATGTTCGTCAGCGTGAGGTCTTCGGGGAAGGTCTGAGCCGACTCGGTGATCAGCGCCACGCAATCGGCGCCGAACTCGGCCGCGCAATGGATCGCCATGCAGCCGCCGACGCTGTGGCCGAAGACGATGAAGCGGTCGAGGCCGAGCTGTTCGCGCACTGCCGGGAAATAGCGGCGGGCTTCCTCGCCGAAGAAGTCGAGCGCGGCCGGGCGCCCTTCGCGCGCATCCGACTTGCCGAAGCCGAGGCGGTCGTAGGCGATCACGCGGCGGCCGGTGGCGGCGCTGAGTTCCGCCGGAAAGTCGCGCCACAGCTCGACGCAGCCGAGCGAGTCGTGCAGCAGCACGATCGGCGGCTCGGACGATGCGGCACCGCCCGCGGGCGTCCATGATCGCGCGAAGATGCGGCCTTCGGGGTGCGCCACGCTGTGGTCGTGAGTGAGGATGCTGGGCGGATTGAGGTCCGACATGGTGTGTTCTCCTGGTGGGCGTGCTGGATATAGTTATGAGTCGTGTCGGGCCGGTGGCGTCTGGCGGAGCGAGCGCAAACGCTGGCTCCGCGCGGCGTTTCATCCGTATCCACCGTCAGGCAACGACCACCGGATTCTTGTGCACGTTGACGTGCACGTCAACCAAGGCGACCATCCCGCCCGCCGGGGTGCCGCCTGCGTCCCAGGCCATGATGCGGCGCTCCATTCCCCGACCGTGCACTGGCGGAGCCACGATGCCCCCGACTTCCGATCCTGCCGCCCCCGATTTCGCCGCGCTCGACGACGCGGGCCTCAACCTGCATGCCGTATTCGATTTCGCCAGCCTGCCCGCCGACGTGCGTGCGCAACTGCAGCGCGACGTCTGCACGCCGCACGCCTGCCGCCAGCTCATCCTGATCGGCAACGCCGGCCGCGCGCTGTGGGCGGCGCTGCGGGCTTCCGGTTTCAGCGCCGCCGATCCGATCGACGAATTCAGCGTGCGCGCGGTGGCGCAGTGGTTCGCCCGGCAGTTGCCGGGCCATCGCTACACGCTGCTTTACCCGGGCGAGGCGCCGGTCGGCCTGCAGGCCCTCGGCCGCCTGGCCGGCTGGCACCACGCCACCCCGTTCAAGGTCGGCATCCTGCCCGCCTGGGGCAGCTGGTTTGGATACCGGGTCGCGCTGCTCGCCGACACCGCGCTGCCGCCGACACCGCCGCTGCAGGTGGAGTCGCCCTGTCTGTCGTGCGCGGCACGGCCCTGTATCGCCGCCTGTCCGGCCGAGGCGATGGCGGGCGGCGACTTCGCGCTGGACCGTTGCGCGGCCCACCGCCTCCAGCCCGATTCGGACTGCGCGTACCGCTGCGCCGCGCGCGATGCCTGCCCGGTGGGGCAGGTCCATCGCTACGAAGCGGACCACCTGCGCCACACCTACGGCGCCTCGCTCGGCGCGCTCGACCGCTACTTCCGCGGCTGACGCGGGGCGCACCGTCTCATCGGGCTGAAACATGCGCGGCGTATCCTGCGCGGTTTGCCGGCGCCCGCCTCGCGTCGTCATCCCCTTGATAAGACAAACCTTTGTTTCATTTGCGGGAGAACGCCGGCAAAGCGGGCAGGTCCATCCCAGCCCAAAACACAAGAAAGGAGACTTCCATGAGCCAGGACACCCTTCACCGCTTCCTCGAACTGTCGGCGCGCTATCTCGGCGTGCGCCGGGGCTGAGACCTTCCCGCGGCCGCGGCGAACCGGGGTGATGGCCGGAACGACCGCCGCCGTTGCGGTTCGAAGGCCGCATGGATACCGTCACCCATGCCCTTTCCGGCGCCCTGCTCGGGCGTCTGTTCAGCTCCGGTCGCGGCGGCCTGCGCCCCGCAGCCGCCATCGCGGCCGGCGCGACCGCCGCGGCCTTTCCCGACATCGACTACCTGCTCGGCTATGTGTCCGAGCTGACCTATCTGCGTGGCCACCGCGGGGTCACCCACTCCGTGCTGCTGTTGCCGCTGTGGGGCGCGTTGCTGGCCGGGCTGTTCGCGCGGCTGGCACGGCTGCGCGACCGCCGCGGGCCGGACTGGCCGGCGTTCTACGGGCTGGCCTGCGCCGGCATCGCCATCCATATTGCCGGCGACCTGATCACGCAGTTCGGCACGATGATCCTCGCACCCTTGTCCGACCGCCGCTTCGGCATCGGCACCACCTTCATCATCGACCTGGTGTTCACCGGCATCATCCTCGCCGGGCTGGCAGCCAGTGCGGTGTTCCGCCGCAGCCGTGTGCCGGCGGCGCTGGCCTTGGTGGCGCTTACCGGCTGGGTGGGGGTGGGCTGGGTCGGCCGCGGCGAGGCGATCGAGGCGGCCCGCGCCTATGCCGTCGCCAAGCGGATTCCGGTGGTGGCGATCGATGCGGCGCCGCGGCCGGCGTCGCCCTTCAACTGGACGGCGATCGTGTTCGACGGCGAGCGCTACCACTACGCCCACCTCAACACCCGCCGCAGCCAGCCGCTGGAACTGCACGAGGGAGACAACTTCATCCGCCGCTTCTCCGCGCCCTACCAGCCGGTGGCGCTGGCGAAGTGGGAGGTGAAGCCGATGTTCGGCGGCGGCGAGGGCGAACTGGCGCGCGCGGTGTGGAATGCGGGCGAGTTCGCCTTCTATCGCTGGTTCGCGATGTTTCCGGTGCTTGACCAGGTTGATCCCGCCACGCCGGCGGGGCCCTGCGCGAGCTTTCGCGACCTGCGCTTCGAGACGCCCGGCCGCGACGGGACGCCGTTCCGCTACGGCCTGTGCGGCACCGGCAATGGCCAGGGCTGGCGGCTCTTCGAACGCCGCGACGACGGGGGGCTGCGCTGGGTGGCAGGCGGCTGAACACGGCGCCGCCCACCTGGCCGCGCAGGCTTACTTTCCGCCGGGCACCGCGCCCTGCACGCCCTCGACGTAGTAGTTCATTGCCAGCTTGTCCTTGTCGGCGAGTTCCTGGCCGGCGGCGACCACTTCCTTGCCGGCCTGGTTGCGCAGCGGGCCGGCGAACACCGGGCGCTTGCCGTCGAGGATGCCCTGGCGGCGCTCGGCGACCAGCTTCTTCGCATCCGCTGGCAGGCTGGCGGCGAGGTGGCCGAGGTCGATCGCGCCTTCCTTGAGCCCGTACCAGACCTGCTGCTTTGCGTCGAACGTACCGGCCATGACCTCGCCCACCACCTTCTTGTACCAGACCCCCCAGTCGATCTCGCTGGCGGCGAGCTGGGCCTTGGGACCGAAGGAGGTCATGTCGGAATCCCAGCCGAAGGCATACACGCCTTTTTCCTGCGCCGCCTGCAGCACCGCGGGGGAGTCGGTGTTCTGCATCAGCACGTCGGCGCCCTGGGCGATCAGCGTCAGCGCGGCCTGGCGTTCCTTGCCCGGATCGAACCAGGAATTCACCCAGATCACGCGCGTGGTCGCGGTGGGATTCACGCTGCGCGCACCGATGGTGTAGGCGTTGATGTTGCGGATCACCTCGGGGATCGGATGCGAGCCGACCACGCCGAGGTTGCCGCTCTTGCTCATCTTGCCGGCCAGCACGCCGGCGAGGTAGGCGCCCTCGTAGGTGCGCACGTCGTAGGTGCCCATGTTGGCCGCGGTCTTGAAACCGGTGGCGTGCTGGAACACCACCTTGGGGAACTGGCGCGCCACCTTCAGCGTGGCGTCCATGTAGCCGAAGGAGGTGGTGAAGATGATCTGGTGGCCGTCCTGGGCGAGGCTGCGGATCACCCGTTCGGCATCGGCGCCTTCCGGCACGCGCTCGATGAAGGTGGTCTTCACCTGACCGGGAAAAGCGGCCTCGAGCGCGCGGCGGCCGAGGTCGTGGGCGTAGGTCCAGCCCGCCTCGCCGACCGGGCCGACATAGACGAAGCCGACCTTGACCGGATCGGCGGCGAAGGCGGCGAGCGGTGCCGGCAGCGCTGCGGCGGCGGCGAGCGCTGCGGTCCATTTGAGGGCGGTGCGGCGAGTGCTCATGACGCGGGTCTCCACGGGGTGAAGGCAGATGTGCGCGCCCGGCGGCGCGCGGGGGATGCCGCCATCTTAGCCGCGCACTCACGCAGGGCGATCACGATTCGTGAATAGCCACCATAAGCGGCACGCCGCCTCGCGCCCGGGCGTCAGCGGCGCTGCAATTGCCGTTCCGCCACCGCCACCAGCCAGCGCACCCCGTGCGGCAGCGCGGCGTCGTTGAAGTCGTACGCGGGATGATGCAGCGGCTTGTCGTCGCCGCCGCGGCCCTGGCCCAGCCACAGGTAGGCGCCGGGCCGGGCCTGCAGCATGAAGGCGAAGTCTTCCGAGGTGAAGGCGGGCGCCGGCGCGGTTTTCACCTGCAGACCGGCGTTGGCTGCGGCTTCCAGCGCCACCTGTGCTTCGGCGGCGTGGTTGATGGTTGCCGGGTAGTAACGCAGGTAGTCGATGGCGATGGTGGTGCCGCTCGCCAGCGCCACGCCGTCGGCGATCTGGTGCAGCGCGGCCTCGATCGTGTCCTGCGCCGCCGGGTCGAAGCTGCGCACCGTGCCGGTCAGCTTCACCTCGGCCGGCAGCACGTTGTGGGTGTGGCCGCCCTCGATGCGGGTGATCGACAGCACCGCGGATTCCACCGGGTCGATGCGGCGCGACACGATGGCGTGCAGCTGGCTGACCAGATGGCCGGCGGCGAGGATGGCGTCCGGCGTGGTGTGCGGTTGCGCCGCATGGCCGCCGCGGCCGCGGATGACGATGTCGAAGCGGTCGGCCGCCGCCATGATCGGCCCCGGCCGCGTCTGCGCCGTGCCCAGCGGCAGCGCCGGCCAGTTGTGAAGGGCGTACACCGCATCGCAGGGGAAGCGCTCGAAGAGGCCGTCCTCCACCATCGCGCGGGCGCCGCCCAGGCCTTCCTCGGCGGGCTGGAAGATGAAGTTCACCGTGCCGTCGAAGTCGCGCGCGGCGAGCAGGCGCGCCGCGCCGAGCAGCATGCTGGTGTGGCCGTCGTGGCCGCAGCCGTGGTGGGCGCCGGCGTGAGTGCTGGCGTAGGCGACACCGCTGCATTCGTCCATCGGCAGTGCATCCATGTCGGCGCGCAGGCCGACGCTGGCGCCGCTGCTGCCCCTGCGCAGCACGCCGACCACGCCGGTGCCGCCGATGCCTTCGTGCACTGCGAGGCCGATGGCGCGCAGTTCGGCGGCCACCACGGCCGCGGTGCGATGCTCGGCGAAGCCGAGTTCGGGATGAGCGTGGAGGTCGTGGCGCAGGCGGACCAGCGCGGGCAGCAGGCCGGCGAGCGCGTCGTCGGCGATGTTCTCCGAACTGCCCTCCTGTCGCTGCGCGACATCCTCACCAGGGGAGGAGGCACCCCCAGCGGACGGCCGGGCGGCGGCGCTCATGCGGCGTGGGCCGCAAAGGCGGCGGGCTGGCGCAGCGCGCCGATGTAGGCGCCTTCCGGCAGCGGCCCGGCTTCGCGCAGGTACTGCTTGGGCGTCATGCCGCAGATGTTCTTGAAGTGCCGCGACAGATGGCTCTGGTCGTAGAAACCGGCCTCGCTGGCGACATTGGCCGCCGGCATGCCGCTGCGCAGCAGGGCCTGGGCGTGGCGCACGCGCAGGATGCAGATGTAGCGGTGCGGCGGGATGCCCATGCGTTCGCGGAACACGGTGGCGAAGCGGCACACGCTGAGGCCGGCGATCTCCGCCAGCTCTTCGAGCGATAGCTGCTCGTCGAAGTGGCGGTGGATGTAGGCGAGGGCGTTGTCGATGCCGCGGGGGGGGCGCCGGGCGCCGCGACAGGTGGGCAAGGGCTTGGTTTCCATGGGGAAAAGCTTAGGAGCGATGCCCCCGACGATGGCGCTGCAATGCCCCGTCGCCGCAACAGCAAATGTCGATTTGCACGGCCGCGCAGCACGACCTTGCGCATGCACCGCGGCCGTGCGCGCCACGGCAGGAACGTGCAATCCTGGTGCCCGCCGCATTGCTATCGTCCGCCCGGTTTTCTATCAGGAGCGACGACTGTGGGCATCAGGATCATCAAGCAGAGCGAGGACTTGCAGGGGCTGGAGGCGCAGGGGCCGGTGGGCCGCCCGCTGGGCGAACCGGTGGCGCAGATGTGCGGGGTGGATGTCGCGCTGGCCGGCGCCGGCAGCAACGACTGCGGCATCTGGGAATGCACACCCGGCCGCTTCCGCCGCCAGATCGACAACGCCGAGGTGATGCACATCCTGTCGGGCGCCTGCACCTTCACCCCGGAAGGCGGCGAGCCGCTGCAGATCGCTGCCGGCGACACGCTGTTCTTCCCCTCGCACACCGTCGGCGTGTGGGAGATCAGCGAGACGCTGCGCAAGGTGTATGTGGTGTTCGCGCTGCGGTAAGCGGTCGCTACACCAGCTGGATCGGGCCCGGGTACTGTGCGACCAGCGCATCCCGGGTCAGCAGCAGGATGCCCTCGACGGTGGCCTGTGCCACCAGGATGCGATCGAAGGGATCCTTGTGGATCGGCGGCAGCGACTCGACCGAGACCGCGTGTTCGCGCAGGATCGGCAGTTCCAGATAGCCGTTGTCGAGCAGGCCGCGCCGCAGCATCCGCGCATCCACCTGAAAACCGGCGCGGCCGAGGCCGGGCTGAAGCAGGGCTGGTCGCCGGGTGCTTCATGGTCACTCGCATGCCGACCGAGGTGGCCCCTGCTCCCTCCCCTTCAAGGGGGCGTAGGCGGGGTTTCGCAGAGCACCGCTCTGCGCCGCCGGAGCGGCGGAGCGAAGCGGAGACTCCTGGGCTGGGGTGGGGATGGGGTTAGAACTGGCGTGAAGCTCGACCCCATCCCCCTCCTAACCACTAGTCTCGGCTGCGCCTCGCCGCTACACAGGCGTAGAGCAGTGCTCGTCGAAACCCCTGTTCCGCCCCCCTTGACGGGGGTGGGATGGACGTTCCTGAATCGACAGCGTTCTTGAACGAAGTCTGGTTAGTCGGGTTGGCAGGTCTTTCGGCACAGGCTGCCGACTCAGTACCAATAGCGGAGGACTTTCAGGCCGCCGCTTCCGCCACCGCAAACCGCCCGATGTGGCTGTCCGGATACGGCGTCGCGGTCTGCCCGGTGGCGATCAGCTCGGCCATCGAATCGCCGATGCCGGGGCCGATCGCGAAGCCTTCGCCGCAGAAGCCGAAGGCGTAGTAGAGGCCGTCCACCTTCGCGCTCGGCCCGAGCACCGGTTTGCTGTCCTGCAGATAACCCTCGATGCCGCTCCAGGTGCGGATCAGCTGCAGGCCGCCGAGTGCAGGCGCGAGGCGGCGCAGCTGCTGCAGCTGGTTGAGGGTGTTCGTCGGCTCGACATCGGCGCGCAGGCGGTCGGCGTAGGCGGGGCCCTTGGGGCCGCCGCCGAAGACGATGTTGCCGCGCTTCACCTGGCGGAAGTACATGCCCTCGGTGACGTTCCTGGTGGTGACGCCGATGGCCGGGCCGATGGCATAGGGCAGCGGTTCGGTGACGCCCATCTGCGGGCCGTGGGCGACGATGGGCACCGGCTCGCCGAAGGCGCTGGCGATGCGGTTGCCCCAGGCGCCGGTGGCGACCAGCAGCTGCGGCGCGCGGCAGCGCGGACCTTCGCCCCCGGCCGGATGCTGGGTATGCACCAGGAAGTCGCCGCCCTCGCGCTCCACCCGCAGCACCTCGGTGTGCTCCAGCACGGTGGCGCCGGCGCGGCGGGCACCGCGGCCGAAGGCGGGGCCGGCCAGGCGCGGGTTGGCGTGGCCGTCCACCGCCGACAGCGAACCGGCCAGCACCTCCGGCCCGAACAGGCCGTAGCGGCGGCGCAGCTCAGCGGCGCCCATCACTTCCAGGTTCAGGCCGTAGGGCTTGGCGTCGACGGCGTAGCGGGCGAAGTCCTCCGCCTGCGCCTCGCTGAAGCACACCCGCAGATGGCCGCTGTCGAGGAA
Above is a window of Azoarcus olearius DNA encoding:
- a CDS encoding cupin domain-containing protein, with protein sequence MGIRIIKQSEDLQGLEAQGPVGRPLGEPVAQMCGVDVALAGAGSNDCGIWECTPGRFRRQIDNAEVMHILSGACTFTPEGGEPLQIAAGDTLFFPSHTVGVWEISETLRKVYVVFALR
- a CDS encoding helix-turn-helix domain-containing protein — encoded protein: METKPLPTCRGARRPPRGIDNALAYIHRHFDEQLSLEELAEIAGLSVCRFATVFRERMGIPPHRYICILRVRHAQALLRSGMPAANVASEAGFYDQSHLSRHFKNICGMTPKQYLREAGPLPEGAYIGALRQPAAFAAHAA
- a CDS encoding M20 aminoacylase family protein, whose translation is MSAAARPSAGGASSPGEDVAQRQEGSSENIADDALAGLLPALVRLRHDLHAHPELGFAEHRTAAVVAAELRAIGLAVHEGIGGTGVVGVLRRGSSGASVGLRADMDALPMDECSGVAYASTHAGAHHGCGHDGHTSMLLGAARLLAARDFDGTVNFIFQPAEEGLGGARAMVEDGLFERFPCDAVYALHNWPALPLGTAQTRPGPIMAAADRFDIVIRGRGGHAAQPHTTPDAILAAGHLVSQLHAIVSRRIDPVESAVLSITRIEGGHTHNVLPAEVKLTGTVRSFDPAAQDTIEAALHQIADGVALASGTTIAIDYLRYYPATINHAAEAQVALEAAANAGLQVKTAPAPAFTSEDFAFMLQARPGAYLWLGQGRGGDDKPLHHPAYDFNDAALPHGVRWLVAVAERQLQRR
- a CDS encoding BMP family ABC transporter substrate-binding protein — encoded protein: MSTRRTALKWTAALAAAAALPAPLAAFAADPVKVGFVYVGPVGEAGWTYAHDLGRRALEAAFPGQVKTTFIERVPEGADAERVIRSLAQDGHQIIFTTSFGYMDATLKVARQFPKVVFQHATGFKTAANMGTYDVRTYEGAYLAGVLAGKMSKSGNLGVVGSHPIPEVIRNINAYTIGARSVNPTATTRVIWVNSWFDPGKERQAALTLIAQGADVLMQNTDSPAVLQAAQEKGVYAFGWDSDMTSFGPKAQLAASEIDWGVWYKKVVGEVMAGTFDAKQQVWYGLKEGAIDLGHLAASLPADAKKLVAERRQGILDGKRPVFAGPLRNQAGKEVVAAGQELADKDKLAMNYYVEGVQGAVPGGK
- a CDS encoding metal-dependent hydrolase, with protein sequence MDTVTHALSGALLGRLFSSGRGGLRPAAAIAAGATAAAFPDIDYLLGYVSELTYLRGHRGVTHSVLLLPLWGALLAGLFARLARLRDRRGPDWPAFYGLACAGIAIHIAGDLITQFGTMILAPLSDRRFGIGTTFIIDLVFTGIILAGLAASAVFRRSRVPAALALVALTGWVGVGWVGRGEAIEAARAYAVAKRIPVVAIDAAPRPASPFNWTAIVFDGERYHYAHLNTRRSQPLELHEGDNFIRRFSAPYQPVALAKWEVKPMFGGGEGELARAVWNAGEFAFYRWFAMFPVLDQVDPATPAGPCASFRDLRFETPGRDGTPFRYGLCGTGNGQGWRLFERRDDGGLRWVAGG
- a CDS encoding type II toxin-antitoxin system VapC family toxin produces the protein MLRRGLLDNGYLELPILREHAVSVESLPPIHKDPFDRILVAQATVEGILLLTRDALVAQYPGPIQLV
- a CDS encoding AAA family ATPase, translated to MKPLKLSLQAFGPFAGREEIDFTLLPEGALFLISGPTGAGKTSILDGITYALYGDTSGGERSAREMRSHHADAALLTEVEFEFALGARRYRVRRVPEQERAAQRATKSGDGLVKVLARAELHRLDDDGVTWLPLAHKTTEVTSELTALLGCQAEQFRQVVLLPQGQFRKLLTASSGEREKILETLFGTAAYKRLQDALKQEAQALQKAADETRLRRDTLLQQAAAESVEGLRGQAEALDAELTRLAGEESAARSADTAAQAALQQGRALAAQFAEQHTAGAALAAVEARAGEIAALRQREAAARRALQVVPADEACAGAGRQLALARQRAAEAGERVATAAAAMQQARAGLEADKARAPQRDTAQRELLQLEALAAQVEQLATAERELAARRSQAAAAEQALAQARHAAAEAEQGRAALVVRVDQLAPRAAEAEALALRVAQAEQREADAQRLAARRKALAEATAAEAQARQAMDAARAALDAARDAQQALDGLWREAQAAILARHLHDGAPCPVCGSAVHPGPATHAGELPSESALREAAARSREAEQGFEARRAAFDRAAQARTAVEAEVGALAGALRAAGDDGVQADMLVETAADLRQRLAVARQAGAELTAARDRLQALEQAQRNALAAQEQAATAAQSAASALHGAERVVEARREAVPAALRPAGALAAALKTARSALDTLLAASQQAQAAHAGAEAALAAAHAQRDTLAQAETEQAAALEQAQVVFARALAAAAFDDEAGYRAARLAAADIDRLAASLRQHDEDAAAARERLARADQAVAGRTPPQLAELETSAQAARAAIDAVLARSADLRGALEKTRYTLALLDELAARNADIEARYRITGELAAIANGDNGRNLTFQRYVLAALLDDVLRAASLRLKAMSRGRYLLQRREEVADARRAAGLDLEVLDDYTGRARPVATLSGGEGFMASLSLALGLSDVVQAYAGGVQLDTLFIDEGFGSLDPESLDMAMRTLIDLQRQGRMVGVISHVEEMKQQIDVAIEVVQGVRGSRVRVRG
- a CDS encoding NAD(P)/FAD-dependent oxidoreductase, with the translated sequence MKAPVTATPIAATSETLRADVIVVGGGLVGASAAFFLRKRGLSVILLERGLVGQQASGTNFGNVRRQGRALAQLPLAARARDIWGQLPALLGEDAEFLDSGHLRVCFSEAQAEDFARYAVDAKPYGLNLEVMGAAELRRRYGLFGPEVLAGSLSAVDGHANPRLAGPAFGRGARRAGATVLEHTEVLRVEREGGDFLVHTQHPAGGEGPRCRAPQLLVATGAWGNRIASAFGEPVPIVAHGPQMGVTEPLPYAIGPAIGVTTRNVTEGMYFRQVKRGNIVFGGGPKGPAYADRLRADVEPTNTLNQLQQLRRLAPALGGLQLIRTWSGIEGYLQDSKPVLGPSAKVDGLYYAFGFCGEGFAIGPGIGDSMAELIATGQTATPYPDSHIGRFAVAEAAA
- a CDS encoding alpha/beta fold hydrolase, whose translation is MSDLNPPSILTHDHSVAHPEGRIFARSWTPAGGAASSEPPIVLLHDSLGCVELWRDFPAELSAATGRRVIAYDRLGFGKSDAREGRPAALDFFGEEARRYFPAVREQLGLDRFIVFGHSVGGCMAIHCAAEFGADCVALITESAQTFPEDLTLTNIAAAKAQFADEAQLQRLQKYHGDKARWVLEAWTDNWLDPAFAAWTLAPVLPRVSCPVLAIHGQQDEYGTTRHPQMIGELSSGPARVEILPDTHHVPHRERPAVVLELVAGFVRALV